A stretch of Clostridium formicaceticum DNA encodes these proteins:
- a CDS encoding ABC transporter permease — MSSLDLLKMSLESLWKRKTRTFLTILGVIIGTSSIVIMLSLGIAMDRSFKEQLSQMGNLNIIEVHNYRYYDDSMSSQQQKQVSLDDQAVYYFKQIPGVEAVMPVKNAYYKMAVGRMVGYVPVIGIDPEIMEAFDFNIDKGRLLLPSDKEAMVFGKNVAMQFYNPRLKNAYQYGANNNVDLISNNLILTSDMNYGEVRNVREESETKATPPKAHNVKGVGILAESFSEKDYYAYMNITTLEKIIEEDRRTNRQDASYRDRRQDNNKYEKISVKAKEINDVERIQEEIKAKGFQTFSLTDMLKSMKETSAKMQAILGGIGAVSLFVAAIGITNTMIMSIYERTREIGVMKVLGANLSDIKKLFLIEAGIIGFCGGMVGLLFSYSISFGLNKIGGGFLGPMRGSTGMSVIPIELAIAAVVFATFIGIVSGYSPARRAMNLSALEAIKNE, encoded by the coding sequence ATGAGTAGCTTGGATCTACTAAAAATGTCTTTGGAGAGTTTATGGAAAAGAAAGACCAGAACTTTTCTTACCATTCTTGGTGTCATCATAGGTACAAGCTCCATTGTTATTATGCTTTCCTTGGGCATTGCAATGGACAGGAGTTTTAAAGAACAGTTGTCTCAAATGGGAAATTTAAATATTATTGAGGTACATAACTACAGATACTATGATGATTCCATGTCTTCTCAACAGCAAAAACAAGTGAGCTTAGATGATCAAGCAGTCTATTATTTTAAGCAAATACCAGGAGTAGAGGCAGTAATGCCTGTTAAAAATGCCTATTACAAAATGGCAGTAGGCAGAATGGTAGGCTATGTACCTGTCATTGGTATAGATCCTGAAATTATGGAGGCTTTTGATTTTAACATAGATAAGGGAAGACTTCTGTTACCTTCAGATAAAGAAGCTATGGTATTTGGAAAAAATGTGGCAATGCAGTTTTATAATCCGCGTTTAAAAAATGCTTATCAATACGGCGCTAATAACAATGTTGATTTAATTAGTAATAACTTAATTTTAACTTCAGATATGAACTATGGGGAAGTAAGAAATGTCAGAGAAGAATCTGAAACGAAAGCCACACCTCCAAAGGCGCATAATGTTAAGGGAGTGGGTATATTGGCTGAGAGTTTTAGTGAAAAAGACTATTATGCTTATATGAATATCACAACCTTAGAAAAGATTATCGAAGAAGATCGACGGACAAATCGACAGGATGCATCCTATAGAGATAGGAGACAAGATAATAATAAATATGAAAAAATAAGTGTAAAAGCTAAGGAAATAAATGATGTAGAAAGAATACAGGAGGAAATTAAGGCAAAAGGTTTCCAAACCTTTAGTCTAACAGATATGCTAAAGTCTATGAAGGAGACTTCAGCTAAAATGCAAGCGATTTTAGGAGGAATTGGTGCAGTAAGCTTGTTTGTAGCAGCTATAGGAATTACGAATACTATGATTATGAGTATTTATGAAAGAACAAGAGAGATTGGTGTAATGAAGGTGTTAGGAGCTAATTTATCCGATATAAAAAAACTATTTCTTATCGAAGCGGGGATTATAGGTTTTTGTGGAGGTATGGTAGGCCTATTATTTAGTTATAGCATCTCTTTTGGCCTAAATAAAATAGGCGGCGGCTTTTTAGGACCTATGAGAGGAAGTACTGGCATGTCTGTTATTCCTATTGAATTAGCAATAGCAGCAGTTGTTTTTGCAACTTTTATTGGTATTGTATCAGGATATTCTCCCGCCAGAAGAGCCATGAATCTTAGTGCCTTAGAGGCTATAAAAAATGAATAG